Proteins encoded in a region of the Veillonella parvula genome:
- a CDS encoding ABC transporter ATP-binding protein has translation MAENILTVENLNIAYQGVPAVMDVNFTLERGKVLTIVGESGSGKTTVIRALMGLLPVGGEVTDGTMIFNGHNLRTLSKSEWRAIRGKDMAMIFQDSGSALDPIVRIGKQFRELFTSHIEITNDECDRRAIELLESVSLPNGADILRRYPHELSGGQRQRVGIAMALALDPALLIGDEPTSALDVTTQSQVVMQMLELAKEHNSAIVMVTHNLGVAAYMSDYIIVMKKGRVVDAGTPQDILENPSNEYTKQLKDAVPTLGGGRYID, from the coding sequence ATGGCAGAAAACATACTAACTGTAGAAAACCTTAACATTGCGTACCAAGGTGTGCCTGCTGTTATGGATGTGAACTTTACCTTGGAACGCGGTAAGGTATTAACCATTGTAGGTGAGTCCGGATCCGGTAAAACTACTGTAATCCGGGCCCTCATGGGTTTATTACCTGTAGGTGGTGAGGTTACAGACGGTACAATGATCTTTAACGGTCACAACCTTCGTACCCTATCTAAGTCAGAATGGAGAGCCATACGTGGTAAAGATATGGCTATGATTTTCCAAGATAGTGGTAGTGCATTAGATCCAATTGTTCGCATTGGTAAACAATTTAGAGAATTGTTTACATCTCATATTGAAATCACTAATGATGAATGTGATCGACGAGCAATTGAGTTATTAGAATCTGTATCTCTTCCTAATGGAGCGGATATATTGCGCCGTTATCCACACGAATTATCTGGTGGTCAACGTCAACGTGTTGGTATTGCTATGGCGTTAGCATTGGACCCAGCATTACTCATCGGTGACGAACCGACATCTGCACTCGATGTAACAACACAATCTCAAGTGGTTATGCAAATGCTTGAACTAGCTAAAGAGCATAATTCTGCAATAGTCATGGTAACTCATAACCTTGGTGTAGCAGCGTATATGTCTGACTATATTATTGTTATGAAAAAGGGCCGTGTTGTAGATGCTGGAACCCCACAAGACATTTTGGAAAATCCATCTAATGAATATACGAAACAACTAAAAGACGCTGTGCCAACATTGGGAGGAGGTCGTTACATTGACTAA
- a CDS encoding ABC transporter substrate-binding protein: MKGLRKSLLIGMTLGVTMLGTIGCMNQDSASSNDVLKVGAISFAGTLEPTENYFSWAVVRFGIGETLIKFDDQMKATPWLATSWKQGDDKLTWTFTINDKVKFSNGNSLTAEAVKASLERTFAKSKRAKTFFNYTEITANGQELTIKTDKEYYNLPNLLGDPLFLIMDVTAEANGRDIAKEGPIGTGPYVVSSFTKERAELKRNDNYWDGKAGFAKVEIPSINDANTRAMALQAGDVDMAVNIGPGEYSIFQNDKKFTIYEVASLRDVFVRMGQKGKLQNPNLRAALIAAADRESYAKNLMKDTFVAGKAPLPPSIDYGFNQLRDPNKYNVERAKELLKREGYEDTNGDGIVDKDGENLVLDFYAYTTRPELPLYAEALQADYKKIGVDLRIKIVDYAVIDTLSQSGDYDMIISSVVTANTGQPVWFLKQYWGIGVETNGSGFSNPRFDELLALGESSSDPVVRRNAVINAQQLMLDNAVALFLGYPKINIVGNKHIDGIKITPSEYYIITKDLKKK, translated from the coding sequence ATGAAAGGATTACGCAAGTCTTTACTAATTGGTATGACCCTTGGTGTGACTATGCTCGGGACTATTGGTTGTATGAATCAAGATTCTGCTTCATCTAATGATGTATTAAAGGTAGGGGCTATTAGTTTTGCTGGCACATTAGAACCAACGGAAAATTATTTTAGTTGGGCCGTTGTACGATTTGGTATAGGTGAAACGCTTATCAAGTTTGATGATCAAATGAAAGCAACGCCTTGGCTTGCCACCTCTTGGAAGCAAGGTGATGACAAGTTAACATGGACTTTCACCATCAATGATAAAGTTAAATTCTCAAATGGTAATAGTTTGACAGCTGAGGCGGTAAAAGCATCTTTAGAACGAACTTTTGCTAAAAGTAAACGAGCAAAAACGTTCTTTAACTATACAGAAATTACTGCTAACGGTCAGGAGTTGACCATCAAGACTGACAAGGAATATTATAATTTGCCCAACTTGTTAGGAGATCCATTGTTTTTGATTATGGATGTGACAGCAGAGGCGAATGGTCGTGATATTGCAAAGGAAGGTCCTATTGGTACTGGTCCATATGTAGTATCCTCTTTCACAAAAGAGCGTGCTGAACTAAAGCGCAATGATAATTACTGGGATGGCAAGGCAGGCTTTGCTAAGGTTGAAATCCCATCTATTAATGATGCGAATACTCGTGCTATGGCGTTACAAGCGGGCGATGTAGATATGGCCGTTAACATTGGACCTGGTGAATATAGTATCTTCCAAAATGATAAGAAATTCACTATCTATGAAGTGGCTTCCTTGCGTGACGTATTTGTTCGTATGGGGCAAAAAGGGAAACTACAGAATCCTAATCTTCGTGCAGCCCTCATTGCAGCAGCAGACCGTGAGTCTTATGCGAAGAACCTCATGAAGGATACCTTCGTAGCCGGTAAGGCTCCATTGCCACCATCCATAGACTATGGCTTTAACCAATTGCGTGATCCTAATAAATATAATGTAGAACGTGCTAAAGAATTACTGAAACGTGAAGGTTATGAAGATACAAATGGCGACGGTATTGTAGATAAAGACGGTGAAAACCTCGTACTTGATTTTTATGCCTACACAACTCGTCCTGAATTGCCATTATATGCGGAAGCATTGCAAGCGGACTACAAAAAAATCGGTGTAGATTTACGAATTAAAATCGTAGATTATGCGGTTATCGACACATTATCTCAATCTGGTGATTATGATATGATTATCTCCAGTGTTGTAACCGCTAATACGGGTCAACCAGTATGGTTCTTGAAACAATATTGGGGTATAGGCGTTGAAACTAATGGGTCTGGCTTCTCTAATCCTCGTTTCGATGAATTGTTGGCTCTTGGTGAAAGTAGTAGCGATCCAGTGGTGCGTCGTAATGCGGTTATCAATGCCCAACAACTGATGTTAGATAACGCTGTAGCATTATTCCTTGGGTATCCTAAAATTAATATTGTAGGTAATAAACATATTGATGGTATCAAGATAACACCGTCTGAATATTACATCATTACAAAAGATTTGAAAAAGAAATAA
- a CDS encoding ABC transporter ATP-binding protein, with the protein MTNYAVEIKNVCKRFPLPTGGELEACKDINITLEKGQSLGIVGESGSGKTTLVRMIMKMLPITEGEIYVDGVEIQHMNSEQTKEYRKKIQMVFQDPSAAFNPRMKVKDIILEPLYNFGLLEKGKEEQIAGDYLEMVDLSREFMHRYPHEMSGGQRQRVAIARAIVLEPEILVLDEATSALDVSVQDSIAYLLARLQKKKNLTYLFIAHDIAFIRTMCHKVVVMYKGAIVEELDAFHLADAKHPYTKVLLSSIFEIGQDHKPLTLDEAALEA; encoded by the coding sequence TTGACTAATTACGCAGTAGAAATTAAGAATGTATGTAAACGATTCCCACTTCCTACTGGTGGTGAGCTTGAAGCATGTAAGGATATTAATATAACTCTCGAAAAAGGTCAGTCCCTTGGGATTGTAGGGGAATCTGGCTCTGGGAAAACAACATTGGTTCGTATGATCATGAAAATGCTTCCTATTACGGAAGGCGAGATTTATGTAGATGGTGTAGAGATTCAACATATGAATTCTGAACAAACGAAAGAATATCGTAAAAAGATTCAAATGGTATTCCAAGATCCATCTGCAGCTTTTAACCCACGTATGAAGGTTAAAGATATCATTCTTGAGCCACTTTATAATTTTGGTCTTCTTGAAAAGGGAAAAGAAGAGCAAATCGCAGGTGACTACCTGGAAATGGTAGATTTATCTCGCGAGTTTATGCATCGCTATCCTCATGAAATGTCTGGTGGTCAACGCCAACGTGTTGCCATTGCTCGTGCTATCGTTTTAGAGCCCGAAATCCTCGTGTTAGACGAGGCTACTAGTGCCCTAGATGTATCTGTACAAGACTCCATTGCGTACCTTTTGGCGCGTTTACAAAAAAAGAAAAATTTAACATACCTATTTATTGCTCATGATATTGCCTTTATTCGTACTATGTGCCACAAGGTGGTCGTAATGTACAAAGGTGCTATCGTTGAAGAACTAGATGCTTTCCACTTGGCGGATGCAAAACATCCATATACAAAGGTTTTATTGAGCTCTATCTTTGAAATTGGTCAAGATCATAAGCCGCTTACCTTGGATGAGGCTGCATTAGAAGCTTAA